The window TTTTCTTTACACTTCATGGGATCAGACCTGTCCATTGTTGAATGTTTGTACCGTGCTGCCTGCTTAAGCCTTTTAGCCAGGGAGAGCGGCCATTTTtgtccgtgtgtgtgtttatacttacaaatacatttgtatatattagTCTGTTAAGTATGACAGATCCTCAGTACAGTGATAACCGCCATATTTAACAGGACCAGAAGAAAATACATGTGTTCTTCCAAAACAGAAAACCATTGATTGATCTCTCAAAtaggtgtgtgttgtgtgtatgtgtggtgtgtactgtatgtgtgcggGATAAAaacagcagagcaaatgcagcAAGTGCACAAAAATCACTGCCAAGTACATGGGCAGGTTGTGTGCAAACCGCCTCTGGCGCCTTGTACATGCGGCTCTGTGGACTCTGATTTGACCGCGCTCTGCTTGTTAATGTCCGGACGTTTTcttccccctcacagcaaactCATCATAACTCTGGGCAAGAAGCCCAAGAGGAAGATCGAGTCCTCCGATGACGTGTCGGACACGGAGGGAACCCCACGGGCGCTAAAAGACGAGGACTCACAGGTGGGTTTCATACATGATGGGTGTCCACCAGCATTTCTGAGAGGAGAAGTGTTGGCGCGTGGAGGGACTCCCTCCGCGTCCCATATCCGTACTTCTGCGTATTGTCATttttcggtgtgtgtgtgttcgttggGCTGAATAAGTAGcttagtggtaatgtcactgcctttgaaaTGTTGATTAACAGATCAGATCCCAGTGTCCACTCTtcctgtgaccttggacaagtcacttttaTCTCCCTGGGCCTCGGGTACCGAcatttagattgttagctcttgagAGCTAGAGCAGATTGTACCGACAAAGTACAGCCCAGGGTACACTGTTGGCACTCGCCTTTAGTGTATCTCCTTTATATGTTTAGTATGCAAGGAGGGTTCCTAGTATCTGAAAATCCAAGGCACGGGCGgccaacttcagttctcaaggACCAACAagaggtcaggatatccctgcttcagcacaggtggctcagtcgaagacccttgagaactggagtttaccacccctgatctaagggaAAGGGGGAGCGTGGAAAAAAGTTATAATTGGGGCAAAAAGATCTTCTGGGACTTTTTATAAACGCCATCGGCTTAGTGTTGCCATTTCCCAGCGGCATTGCGCGTCTGGGCAGAATCCGGAACAGCATCCGAAATCCAGCATGCGAGAAACTGCAGTTAAAAGCAACGCAGCGGCCCCCACCCCAATCTTATTTGGTCTGAATGACTACACGGCCGCGTCTGTTTCTCCCCAATCGCTTTGATGACTGGATAATTGTAGAGGCCTTTCCGAGAAGAGACCTCGGCACTGATGTATAATGGCCGTTATTCTTGTGCGGCGTTAGAATTCCTTCTGCATGAAAGGAGCACATTCATACCTTGATCTGATTTctacctttttttattattatttcttcccCATAATGTGTAGTACGATTTatctttttttatcttttttgATTTAAACTGTGTTTTGTTCCTGGAAAATGAGTCCACGTTGTAAATTAAAACGGCTGCTAATCGAGATGTCAAATAGCCTGATCGGGCCCTCCCCTTACGTCACTGATTGggtgtggggggttggggggaattACACTATCGGTATCGAAGCGATCACATGACTGGAAATGCCGCGGAATCACCGGTGGTAAAAATGTTGGCGCTGGTTTTGCGGCCCTAACAGGTGGATGATgcattgtgggtttttttctcttcttttttcttcagaAGAGACGATCCAACCGGCAAGTGAAGAGGAAAAAGTAcgcggaggagggggaagggaaacaatCGGAGGACGAACCGAAAGCCAGCGTTAAACCCCGCAAGAGCGCGGCCCGCCCAGCCGAGCAGCCCCTGCAGCTATTTGTGGTAGGGTCCTTTTATAAGAGGGTatgtccctcctagggccacagggACCCGGCTACAGCGGGAGAAATGGCTTCTTTTTTCTATTAAGATATATATTCATGCTGTACGAGGTGTTGATTATACATGAAGGTATCGTTTATCTTCATTATTAAGAATATTGAAGTCTAACCGTAACGTACCTTGACAGTGGTagactttttttaaaatgcgtatTTTTCTTGACAATATTTAATGTTTTCTTTCTGTCTGGAAATAATAATAACCAAAAAGCCGCGGTTGGCGCCTACCTCTGATGTCACCACCACTGGTACTATACAGCGGCAGCggcagtgtcagtactggagaaTGGAGCTAGGCGCCACCGCAGTGGCTTTGGATATTTCCAACCGGACGGAAGACATTAAATATTGCCAAAAAAGCACGTCATTTCAGCCTTTATATTTGATCAATATTCAGTACGTTTGTTTTCCCCTCGGGTAGGTGGAACGGCGCTGTAGTAGTCGGTCGGGTAGGTATGTGCAGTAGGTGCTCACTAAACCCCTTTGTTCTGGAGAATCTTCCACTTTCTTCCCGGGGAAGCCTAAGGGACAGATTCAGCAAGTGCCGGTACCGCTCGGCACACCaaattattattgtgtatttgaaAAGCGCCAACATGTTCCATGACACGGTATACTGGGGatacagagtgatgtatattacatgaaCGGTTCCATACAAGTGAGGACAAACCTGCACAAACAGATATAGAAGGGAATGGGGGCcgtgatcctgagagcttacagtctaaaaggagtaaggggcaatgttggaacgaaaggtaaagtggctgctcgggGTGCGACGGAGTCGAGATAAGTTGATGCCGGATCGGGTGAGCAATACCTTACCGGTGCTTGGTGAATCTGCCCCTAAGGGTCTTTCTCCCCCTGGGAACAAACACTCAACAGCCAACATGTTACACTTGATGTTCTTTGGTCTTGTAAAATGTATAATTTGAGGTTCCTTGGTCCGGTAGAATGTATAATTTTAAGGTTCCTTGGTTCTGTAGAATGTATAATTTGAGGTTCCTTGGTTCTGTAGAATGTATAACTTGAGGTTCCTTTAACCTATAGAATGTGTAACTTGAGGTTCCTTGAACCTGTAGAATGTGTAACTTGAGGTTCCCTGGTCCGGTAGAATGTGTAACTTGAGGTTCCCTGGTCCGGTAGAATGTATAACTTGTGGTTCCTTGGTCCTGTAGAATGTGTAATTTGAGGTTCCTTGGTCCTGTAGAATGTGTAACTTGAGGTTCCCTGGTTTTGTAGAATGTGTAACTTGAGGTTCCTTGGTTTTGTAGAATGTGTAACTTGAGGTTCCCTGGTTTTGTAGAATGTGTAACTTGAGGTTCCTTGGTCCTGTAGAATGTGTAACT is drawn from Ascaphus truei isolate aAscTru1 unplaced genomic scaffold, aAscTru1.hap1 HAP1_SCAFFOLD_2880, whole genome shotgun sequence and contains these coding sequences:
- the LOC142483022 gene encoding chromodomain-helicase-DNA-binding protein 9-like, whose translation is MQQVHKNHCQVHGQVVCKPPLAPCTCGSVDSDLTALCLLMSGRFLPPHSKLIITLGKKPKRKIESSDDVSDTEGTPRALKDEDSQKRRSNRQVKRKKYAEEGEGKQSEDEPKASVKPRKSAARPAEQPLQLFVVGSFYKRVCPS